One segment of Nostoc flagelliforme CCNUN1 DNA contains the following:
- a CDS encoding TRC40/GET3/ArsA family transport-energizing ATPase: MRVILMTGKGGVGKTSVAAATGLRCAELGYQTLVLSTDPAHSLADSFDIELGHAPQKIRPNLWGAELDALQELEGNWGAVKRYITQVLQARGLDGIQAEELAILPGMDEIFGLVRMKRHYDEGEFDVLIIDSAPTGTALRLLSLPEVGGWYMRRFYKPFQNISVALRPLVEPFFRPIAGFSLPDKEVMDAPYEFYEQIEALEKVLTDNTQTSVRLVTNPEKMVIKESLRAHAYLSLYNVATDLIVANRIIPNEVQDPFFQRWKTSQEQYRQEIHDNFHPLPVKEVPLFSEEMCGLAALERLKETLYKDEDPAQVYYKETTMRVVQEQNQYSLEIYLPGIPKNQVQLSKNGDELNITIGNHRRNLVLPQALAALQPGGAKIEDDYLKIRFTDNIKV, encoded by the coding sequence ATGCGTGTAATTTTAATGACCGGTAAAGGCGGCGTGGGCAAAACTTCCGTTGCTGCTGCGACTGGACTCCGTTGTGCGGAACTAGGCTATCAGACATTGGTTTTAAGTACAGATCCCGCTCATTCCCTTGCAGACAGTTTTGACATAGAACTGGGACATGCACCCCAAAAAATCCGCCCAAATCTGTGGGGTGCAGAATTGGATGCTCTGCAAGAACTTGAGGGAAACTGGGGTGCGGTAAAACGTTACATTACCCAAGTTTTACAGGCAAGGGGTTTAGATGGCATACAGGCAGAAGAATTGGCAATTTTACCAGGCATGGATGAGATTTTTGGCTTGGTAAGGATGAAACGCCATTACGATGAAGGTGAGTTTGATGTTTTAATTATTGACTCAGCCCCCACGGGCACTGCACTGCGCTTGCTGAGTTTACCTGAAGTCGGTGGCTGGTATATGCGCCGTTTTTACAAACCATTCCAAAACATCTCCGTAGCACTTCGCCCTCTGGTTGAACCTTTTTTTAGACCAATTGCTGGTTTTTCACTACCAGATAAAGAGGTGATGGATGCACCTTATGAGTTTTATGAACAAATTGAAGCTCTGGAAAAAGTATTAACAGACAATACTCAAACCTCAGTACGTCTGGTAACTAATCCCGAAAAAATGGTGATTAAAGAGTCTCTGCGGGCCCATGCTTATCTGAGCTTGTATAATGTTGCAACAGATTTAATTGTGGCTAATCGGATTATTCCAAATGAAGTCCAAGACCCATTTTTCCAACGTTGGAAGACAAGTCAGGAGCAATATCGTCAGGAAATTCATGATAATTTCCACCCTCTACCTGTGAAAGAAGTTCCACTATTTTCTGAGGAAATGTGCGGATTGGCGGCTTTAGAACGCCTGAAAGAAACCCTCTATAAAGATGAAGATCCGGCTCAGGTTTATTATAAAGAAACGACTATGAGAGTCGTACAAGAGCAAAACCAATACAGCTTAGAAATTTATTTACCTGGAATTCCGAAGAACCAAGTTCAACTGAGTAAAAATGGAGACGAATTAAACATTACTATTGGCAACCACCGTCGTAACTTGGTTTTACCACAAGCTCTAGCAGCGCTACAACCAGGAGGAGCAAAGATAGAAGATGACTATCTTAAAATTCGCTTTACTGACAATATAAAAGTTTAA
- a CDS encoding GAF domain-containing protein: protein MTSNPEQDLPLCRHEESLLRRITNRIRRSLEFEEIITVTTAEVRSLLKTDRVMIYKFHTDGSGQVIAESIYNNRLPSLLGLNFPADDIPPTARELFIKSRVRSVVNVDTQKIGQSHLHDLENGETISQEIRYRPVDPCHLEYLTAMGVKSSVVAPIIYQDQLWGLLVSHNSQARLISEYELEAVQMVVEQISVAIAQSTLLTQVRKTGEREAIINRIATLLHSLPTIVLQPALEAAVAAFNGVGGRLCIRNEAFDFHNGNVTSLTECLIPGNTCARLYICGQQPVMPEQTIYPLIEQYSVWQEHYKSGKYDIWAISDIYQTPSLRSLQPAFQATKIRSMLMIPLQYRQQLLGYLSIFRNEIDTETLWAGQYDSDQRQLYPRLSFEVWRESKKAQAQKWTVEEIDLATDLGKHFASAIQQYELYQQVQTFNENLEKQVKRRTVELQRTAEQEQAVFKVIAEIRESLDTDTIFQTTTKEVCQLIKADRVSVYRFDSNWGGQFVGDFEAASPYWSNESELGVNTIWNDTYLQDTEGGRYRNNETFAVDDIYKMGFAQCHIDNLEQFQIHAFVLAPIFVGQKLWGLLATYQHTGPRQWKASEVNFLSQIAGQMGVALQQADLLTQTRQQTLNLQQAAEQQRVLFEVVAKVRESLDLDAIFQTTTQEICKSLQADRVAVYRFHADWSGEYIAEFVGDRWVKLVNDNVNTVWQDSYLQETQGGRYRHNESFAVDDIYQAGHSECHIAALEQLQARAYAIAPIFIGQQLWGLLAAYQNSAPRHWEASEIKFITQIANQLGVALQQAQLHNQTKEQTEKLTQALHDLKQTQTQLIQTEKMSSLGQLVAGIAHEINNPVNFIYGNINHVNDYAEDLLSILDLYLQNTPNPSPEIRDRAFEIDLEFVIEDLPKTLSSMKIGIDRIRQIVLGLRNFSRLDQAEMKPVNIHDGIDSTLLILQHRLKAKPESPAIKLVKEYSDLPLVECYAGPLNQVFMNVLSNSIDALEDYRESQSNLDTSQITIRTALGKLEGNVKSVVIRIADNGPGIPETLKARICDPFFTTKPVGKGTGLGLSISYQIVVDKHGGVFKCDSQPGLGTEFWIEIPIRQITK from the coding sequence ATGACCTCCAACCCTGAACAAGATTTGCCGTTATGTCGTCATGAAGAAAGTTTACTACGCCGGATTACAAACCGTATCCGGCGAAGCTTAGAGTTTGAAGAAATTATCACAGTGACAACGGCAGAAGTGCGATCGCTACTAAAAACTGACCGAGTGATGATTTATAAATTTCATACCGACGGTAGCGGTCAGGTCATTGCTGAGTCAATTTATAACAATCGCTTGCCATCGCTACTGGGGCTGAATTTTCCTGCTGATGATATTCCACCCACTGCTCGTGAACTATTTATTAAATCACGGGTGCGTTCTGTTGTTAATGTTGATACTCAAAAGATTGGTCAAAGTCACCTTCATGACTTGGAAAATGGAGAAACTATATCACAGGAGATCCGTTACCGCCCTGTAGACCCATGTCATCTTGAATATTTGACGGCAATGGGGGTAAAGTCTTCTGTAGTAGCGCCCATTATCTATCAAGATCAACTTTGGGGGCTACTAGTGTCTCATAATTCCCAAGCGCGTTTGATTTCAGAATATGAACTAGAAGCAGTACAGATGGTAGTCGAGCAGATCTCAGTGGCGATCGCTCAAAGTACGCTGCTTACTCAAGTCCGCAAAACAGGGGAACGGGAAGCGATCATTAACCGCATTGCTACCCTACTACATTCATTACCAACAATTGTATTACAACCAGCCCTAGAAGCTGCTGTTGCTGCCTTTAATGGGGTTGGTGGCAGGCTTTGCATTAGAAATGAAGCTTTTGATTTCCACAATGGCAACGTGACCAGCTTAACAGAATGTTTAATACCAGGAAACACTTGTGCCAGGCTTTATATCTGTGGACAGCAACCTGTGATGCCAGAACAAACCATATATCCATTGATAGAGCAGTATAGCGTCTGGCAGGAACACTACAAGTCGGGGAAATACGATATTTGGGCGATTTCAGATATATATCAAACTCCTAGCTTGCGAAGTTTGCAACCCGCTTTTCAAGCAACTAAAATTCGCAGCATGTTGATGATCCCACTTCAGTATCGTCAGCAATTGCTGGGCTATTTAAGTATTTTCCGCAACGAAATAGATACAGAAACGCTATGGGCAGGGCAGTATGACAGCGATCAAAGGCAGCTTTACCCCCGTTTATCGTTTGAGGTTTGGCGTGAATCTAAAAAAGCACAAGCTCAAAAATGGACAGTCGAAGAAATTGATCTAGCTACAGACCTCGGTAAACATTTTGCTTCAGCAATTCAGCAGTATGAACTATACCAACAAGTGCAAACCTTCAATGAAAATTTAGAAAAACAAGTTAAAAGACGCACAGTTGAGTTACAACGGACAGCTGAACAAGAACAGGCTGTGTTTAAAGTTATTGCCGAGATTCGGGAATCTCTTGACACAGATACCATTTTTCAAACAACTACTAAAGAAGTTTGTCAATTAATCAAAGCCGATCGCGTTTCTGTTTATCGTTTCGATTCTAATTGGGGTGGTCAATTTGTCGGGGATTTTGAGGCTGCTAGTCCATACTGGTCGAATGAGTCCGAACTAGGTGTTAATACAATTTGGAATGATACCTACTTACAAGATACAGAGGGAGGACGCTACCGCAACAATGAAACATTTGCAGTCGATGACATCTACAAGATGGGCTTTGCTCAGTGTCATATCGACAATTTAGAACAGTTTCAAATTCACGCTTTTGTGCTTGCTCCAATTTTTGTTGGGCAAAAACTTTGGGGTTTATTGGCAACTTATCAACACACTGGCCCTCGGCAATGGAAAGCCTCTGAAGTTAACTTTCTCAGTCAAATTGCTGGTCAAATGGGCGTAGCACTCCAGCAAGCTGATTTACTCACTCAGACACGACAACAGACGTTAAATTTGCAACAAGCAGCAGAACAACAACGAGTATTGTTTGAAGTTGTTGCGAAAGTTAGGGAATCTCTTGATCTAGATGCAATTTTTCAGACAACTACCCAAGAAATCTGTAAATCACTACAAGCAGATCGAGTTGCAGTCTACCGTTTTCATGCTGATTGGAGTGGTGAATATATCGCCGAGTTTGTGGGCGATCGCTGGGTAAAGTTAGTAAATGATAATGTCAATACAGTTTGGCAAGATAGCTATTTGCAGGAAACCCAAGGTGGGCGATATCGTCACAATGAAAGCTTTGCAGTTGATGACATCTATCAAGCCGGCCACTCTGAGTGCCACATTGCCGCTTTGGAGCAATTACAGGCAAGAGCTTATGCGATCGCACCTATATTTATCGGACAACAGCTATGGGGCTTACTAGCAGCTTACCAAAACTCTGCACCCCGCCATTGGGAAGCTTCGGAAATTAAGTTTATCACTCAAATTGCCAATCAGCTTGGGGTTGCACTTCAACAAGCGCAATTGCATAATCAAACCAAAGAGCAGACCGAAAAGCTGACTCAAGCTCTGCATGATTTAAAGCAAACTCAAACCCAACTGATCCAAACAGAGAAAATGTCCTCACTGGGTCAACTGGTAGCTGGTATTGCTCACGAAATTAATAACCCGGTGAACTTCATTTATGGCAACATCAACCATGTCAACGATTACGCCGAAGATTTACTCAGTATACTAGACCTCTATTTGCAAAATACCCCTAATCCCAGTCCTGAAATTCGCGATCGCGCCTTTGAGATAGACTTAGAATTTGTGATTGAGGATTTGCCCAAAACTCTATCTTCCATGAAAATTGGAATTGATCGCATCCGGCAAATTGTCTTGGGTTTACGGAATTTCTCTCGCCTTGACCAGGCAGAAATGAAGCCAGTTAATATTCACGACGGCATTGATAGCACCTTGCTAATTTTGCAGCATCGCTTGAAAGCAAAACCAGAAAGTCCGGCGATTAAATTAGTCAAAGAGTACAGCGACCTGCCCTTAGTAGAGTGCTATGCTGGCCCACTGAATCAGGTATTTATGAATGTTTTAAGCAATTCTATCGATGCCCTAGAAGATTACAGGGAATCTCAATCAAATCTTGATACCAGTCAAATTACCATTCGGACTGCTCTTGGAAAGCTTGAAGGCAATGTTAAGAGCGTAGTTATTCGCATTGCAGACAATGGCCCAGGAATACCCGAAACCCTAAAAGCAAGAATCTGCGACCCATTTTTCACTACTAAACCAGTGGGGAAAGGCACTGGCTTGGGGTTATCAATTAGTTATCAGATTGTCGTAGATAAACACGGTGGTGTCTTTAAATGTGATTCTCAGCCGGGGTTAGGTACAGAATTTTGGATTGAAATTCCGATTAGACAAATCACAAAATAG
- the dnaN gene encoding DNA polymerase III subunit beta yields MKLVCSQSDLSTNLSLVSRAVPSRPTHPVLANVLLQADAQTNQVSLTAFDLSLGIRTSFNAEVWQSGAIALPAKLLVDITSRLPEGEITLDDESALTGATSGGEGLIVTLTPKSGHYQVRAMGPEEFPELPVIENTEVIHLTTTALIEGLRGSLFATSADETKQVLTGVHLTVKQDTLEFAATDGHRLAVVETSNERPLGGTRQLEVTVPARALRELQRMLAHSASSDEPVALYFDQGQVVFAWQNQRLTSRTLEGQYPAYRQLIPRQFERQVTIERRQFVSTLERIAVLADQKNNIVKLSIDSEAQEITLSCEAQDVGSGRESMPAQISGENIEIAFNIKYLMEGLKELPSSEIQMHLNQSLTPVIFTPLGGLKMTYLAMPVQLRS; encoded by the coding sequence ATGAAATTAGTTTGCTCCCAAAGCGATCTCAGTACAAACCTCTCACTCGTTAGTCGTGCAGTACCTTCACGACCAACTCATCCAGTACTTGCCAATGTGCTGTTACAAGCGGATGCTCAAACTAACCAAGTAAGCTTAACAGCCTTTGATCTCAGCTTGGGAATCCGCACCAGCTTTAACGCAGAGGTATGGCAAAGTGGTGCGATCGCACTTCCTGCTAAGTTACTTGTAGATATCACCTCTCGTCTTCCAGAGGGCGAAATCACTCTAGATGATGAATCAGCCCTGACAGGAGCAACATCCGGCGGAGAAGGTTTAATAGTCACACTCACACCCAAGAGTGGACATTACCAAGTCCGAGCAATGGGGCCTGAAGAATTCCCTGAACTACCTGTAATTGAAAATACCGAAGTAATCCATCTCACCACCACCGCATTAATTGAGGGATTGCGCGGTTCATTATTTGCCACCAGTGCTGATGAAACTAAGCAAGTACTCACGGGAGTGCATTTAACAGTTAAACAAGATACTCTAGAATTTGCGGCTACCGATGGACATCGCCTAGCAGTGGTAGAAACTAGCAACGAGCGTCCTTTAGGTGGAACTAGACAATTAGAAGTGACAGTACCAGCTAGAGCATTACGCGAACTCCAACGAATGCTAGCTCATAGCGCCTCATCAGATGAACCTGTAGCTTTATATTTCGATCAAGGTCAAGTTGTGTTTGCATGGCAAAATCAGCGCTTGACTAGTCGCACATTAGAAGGGCAATATCCTGCTTATCGACAACTAATTCCGCGCCAATTTGAGCGACAAGTGACAATTGAACGGCGACAATTCGTCAGTACTTTGGAACGGATTGCTGTGTTAGCTGATCAGAAAAATAATATTGTCAAGCTCAGTATTGATAGCGAAGCCCAAGAAATTACTTTATCTTGTGAAGCTCAAGATGTGGGTAGTGGTAGAGAGTCAATGCCAGCACAAATTTCTGGGGAAAACATTGAAATTGCTTTTAACATTAAATATTTGATGGAAGGCTTGAAAGAGTTACCATCTTCAGAAATTCAAATGCATTTAAATCAAAGCCTAACTCCAGTGATTTTTACACCATTAGGGGGTTTGAAAATGACCTATTTAGCTATGCCGGTGCAACTTAGAAGTTAA